The genomic DNA TAAGATGATACTTGATTACGAAGTTTTAGAGATTGCATTTAGCGAATGAGAAAAATAAAAAAAAATAACATTTTTACAAAAATCATTAAAAATGAGATACCTTTTTATAAGGTAGCTGAAAATTATGATCATCTAGCTTTTTTAGATATTTATCCAATAAAAATTGGGCATACGTTGATCATTCCAAAAAATAAAAATGTAGATAAAATATTTAATCTAACAGAAGAAGAGTTTATTTCTATCATGTCCTTTTCAAGAAAAGTAGCTATAGGAATTGAAAAAGTAATTCCTTGTAATCGCATAGGAATATTTGTTCTTGGATTTGAAATTCCTCATGTTCATATTCATTTGATTCCTATGGATCAAGAAAGTGATGGAGATTTTTCTAAAAAAAGAATAGTTATACCTGAAAAAAATCTTCAGATTTTATCAAAAAAAATTTATAATTCTATCAAAATATAATTATTTATTATTCCAATAAAATAGGATTTTTAATCCTTTTATTGTATGTAATTTATCTTCATAATGGATTGAATTTGTTAAAGGAGAATAAATATGTGATAAACCTCCAGTAGCTATCACAAAACAATTCTTTTTTAATTCTTTATTAATACGATTTATTAATCCTTCCACCATGCTCAGATATCCATAAATAATTCCACTTTGTATACATGTTTCTGTATATTTACCTAATATATTTGAAGGTTTTTTTAATTCTACTTGTGAAAGTAGAGCTGTATTTCCTATCAAAGAAAATAAGGAATTTTTTACTCCTGGGGCAATTACAACACCTTGAATAAGTCCATTTTTATCAATACATGTAAAACTTAAAGCTGTTCCAAAATCTATTACAAGTAGAGCTTTTTTCTTCTTTTTATGATATAAGGTATAAGCGGCTATAGCATTAGCATATAGATCTGTACCCAATTGATGAGAAAAATGTTTTACTGGAGATATAGAATATCTATCTACTACAATTGGTTTTTTTTTATGTATCTTATACAAAGATAGTTCCACAATATTTGTTAGAGAAGGAACGACAGAACCTATAACAATATTTTTTATTAATTGAGATAAAATTCCATTTTGATGATAAATACTTTTAAACAAAAAAATATATTCATCTAAAGATCTATGTGGATTCGTATTAATAATCCAAGATCTATCACATTCTAAATGATGATGATTATTATTCTCAAATAAACCAAAACGAATACTTGAATTTCCAATATTTACTGTCAACAACATTGTAAACTTCGTTTTTTAAGAAAAAAAAACGTATTTTTCATGATCCGTTATTTAAGTGCTATATTTCATCTAATATAAGATATAATAAGTAATATGTTCATTTATTTTCATAATAAGGAAAATGTCTATTATAAAAAAAAAGGAAATGGAATTCCTATTGTTTTTTTACATGGATTTATGGAAAGTTCAGAAATTTGGAATGATGTATATGAATTAATATCTAATAAATATAAAGTACTTTTAATTGATTGTCCAGGTCATGGAAAAAGTCTTCTTTCAAAAAAAAGAGAAACCATTTATACAATGGAAGAGGCTGCTGATTCTATCAAAACTATTTTAGAGAAAGAAAATATAAAAAAAGCAGTTTTTGTAGGTCATTCCATGGGAGGATATATAGCTTTAGCTCTTTCGGAGAAATATCCAGAAATATTTTTAGGTTTATGTTTGCTACATTCCACAGCGGAATCAGATACAAAAGAAAAAAGAAAAAAACGTTTCCAATCCATTAAATTGGCAATAGATCATTATCCATTATTTGTTTCTTCTAATATTAGTAAATTATTTAATCCTGAAAAATTAGATTTTTTTCAAAAAAAATTCATTTTTTTAAAAAAAATAGCTTTTTCCACTACAATTCATAGTGTTGTTTCTTTTTTACGAGGTATGTCTATACGTAAAGATAGAAGGTTTTTATTAAAAACGACAACATTTCCAAAATTATACATTATAGGAATGTATGATTCGATTCTTCCATATAAAAAACTACGTGAAGAAGCCAAACAAGGATATAAAAGTTTTTATGCAGAAATACCAACCGGTCATATAGCACCAATAGAAGATCCTACAAAAATAGTAAATATTTTAGAAAATTTTATAAGAAATAATATAGTAAAAAATAAAACAACAGATGATCATGAATTCATAAATCATATACCATAAAAAAATGGAAAATGATAAAATAAAATTACGAAAAAAATACCTTTTTTATAGAAAAAAACTATCTAAAATAGAAGTAATAAAAATGAGTCATGATATCTTTCATCTTTCTAAAAAATTATCATTCTGGAATAAAAATTTTTATCATATTTTCTTACCTATAAAAAAATATAACGAAATAAACACTTTTATTATTACTGATTTTCTTTTAAAAGAAAGAAAAAAAATCACAATACCTTGTTCTGATTTTATTAAAAATTCCATAGAAAATTGTTTGTTTCATGAAAAATCTTTTTTAAAAAAAAATAGATATGGAATACTTGAACCAGTTGATAAATATATTATTCATCCTTCATTAATTGAAGTTATTTTTATTCCCTTATTAATTTTTGATTTAAAAGGATATCGGATCGGTTATGGAAAAGGTTTTTATGATAAATTTATTACAAAATGTAATAAAAATGTTATCAAAATTGGGTTAAGTTTTTTTCCTCCTATAGAAAAAATTGGATCTATACATAAAAATGATCTTATAATAGATATAGGGATAACCATAAATAAAATTTTCTTTTTTTCTAAGAAAAAAATACTTTGAAGATATCCCAAATAATTACCATCATCATCATTAAACTTATTGTGATAAAACCAATGATAGTAAAACGTTCAAAAATTTTTTCTTTAATTTTTCTTCTAGTTATAATTTCTATAATTAAAAATAGAATATAACCACCATCTAATGATGGAATAGGAAGTAGATTTAGAAAGGCTAACCATATAGATAAAGAAGCTGTTAAAGTTAAAAAAACATCCAAATTCCATTGATTAGGAAATTCTTTAGCCATAGAAAATATACTACCTAAATGTTTATAAGCTTTAGTTTCTAAATGAAACATGTTTTTCATGAAAGAAATATGATGATTTAAAACATTCCAAGTCCTTTGAACGCCATAAGAAAAACTTTCCATTATAGAATATTTTTTTTGATCAAATAAAAAAATTTCATCCATATCTATAAAATCTTTTAAATAAAATCCTAAAATTCCATTTTTATCTAGAAAAATTTTTTTTTGAATAATTCTTCCATCTCTATTAATAGAGATCAATAAAGATTGATTTTTTTTATATTTAGATAAACTTTCTTTAAGTTGATCGAAAAATAAAATAAATTCTGAATTAATAGCCAAAATTTCATCATCTTGTTTAAATCCTGATTTATCTGCTGAAGAACCTTTTATTACATATTTTATAATGGGAGGAATACGAGGTCTGATAGAAAATTTAAATTCTTTTTGATCGAATAAAATTCTTTTTTTATCATTATTTAATAATAATTTCATGGTTTTACCCATACGGTTTATCGTAATAGAATTACCTAAAATAATGGCTCTAGGAATATCATTAAAGTAATGAATATATCTTCCATTTATTAATAAAATATTATCTCCATTTTTTAATCCTATTTTTTCACCTAAACTGTCTACCTCTATTCCATATTTAACATTTTTCGTTGGAAGATTGATTTCTCCATATTGAAATAACAAAAGAGAAAAAAGAATGATTGATAATATAATATTAGAAATTATTCCACCTGAAACAATTAAAAGCCTTTTAATTGCAGATTTTGAACAAAAATCCCAACTGTTTTTTTTATCCGAATTTCTTTCTTCATTCATCATCATTCCAGATATTTTAACATATCCCCCTAAAGGAATCCATCCTATTCCATAAATAGTATTTCCTATTTTTTTTTTGAAAATAGAAAACCAAGGATCAAAAAATAGAAAGAATCTTTCTACACGAACTTTAAAAGTTTTTGCTAATATAAAATGACCAAATTCATGAACAACAATCAATATAGATATGCTTAATAATAATTGTATTGATCTAATAAAAGAAGACGTCATAGATTAAAAAAATCATGTATTTTTTTGTTCAATTTAAACCTTTATTTCTATAATAAAAAAATATATTTTCATCTTTATTTCATAGAGATATTCTCCAAATAATTTTTCAATTAGTATATTTAATCATTTAATTTTAAATGCATATAAATTTGAATTTATCTAATCTTAAAATAGGAGAAAAAGGTATTATAAAAGGATATAAAAATGAAGATTTTCCTATAAAATTATTAGAATTAGGAGTACTTCCTGGTGTTGAAATTGAAATAATTTTTGTTTCTATCTTTTATGATCCATTATGTATTTTTTATAATCAATCTTGTCTAGCTTTGCGTAAAAAAGAAGCAGAAAATATTATCGTAGAACCCATTATTATCAATGCAAAAAATAATTAAATTAGCTATAATTGGAAATCCAAATGTTGGAAAAACTTCTTTGTTTAATCAATTAACTGGACTAAATCAAAAAGTTGGAAATTATTCAGGAGTTACTGTGGATAAAATAATAGGATTTTTTTCTTATAAAAAAAAAAATTATCAAATCGTAGATTTACCTGGAATATGTAGTATATATCCTTCTTCTGAAGATGAAGAAATAGTTTGTAAACTATTGAATAATATAGAAGAAATTAATTATCCTGATAAAATTATTGTTGTCGCTAATTCTTCCAATATAAAAAGGAGCCTTTTTTTATTCAGACAAATACAAGATTTAGGTTTTACAGTTATTCTTGCATTAAATATGCTAGATGAAGCTAAAAAAAAAGGAATATTTATTAATATAGAAAAACTAAAAAAAATTCTTTCAACAGAAATTGTTTCAATTAACGCAAGAAAAGGAATAGGTTTAGAAGAGCTTAAAGAAAAAATTAATAATTTTAATAAAAAACAACATACTTTTTCCTTTAACCCTATCTTACATTATCCAATTGCTATTCAAGATGTACAAAAGAATTATAAAGTACAAAATAAATACAGAGCTTGGTCTTATTTAGCAAATAACAAATTTTTAAAGGAGGATAATCGATTTTTATTAAAAAAAATAATAAAAAAACACAATCTTATTCCTAGAAGATTACAAATTAAGGAAACACTGGATAGATATGAAAAAATAGGAACAATTTTTTCAAAAACGGTATCTAATTTCATTTATAATAATAAAGTCGATTCCTTCTCTTTTTCCAAAAAAATAGACAAACATTTATTTCTACATCCTTTTTGGGGTTATTTTATTTTCTTTTTTTTATTATTTTTTATCTTTCAAAGTGTTTTTTTTTGGTCAGAGGGTCCTAAAAAATTTATAGAATATTTTTTTTTTTTAATAAAAAAAAAATTAGAAAACATTTATCCAGGACCTTTGAATGATTTTTTAATACAAGGATTTTTACCTGGTATTAGTACTATTTTCTCTTTTATTCCACAAATTTTTATTTTATTATTTTTCCTTCTTATCATGGAAGAAAGTGGTTATATAAACAGAGTTATATTTTTAATGGATAGATTGATGAGACCTTTCGGTTTAAATGGAAAAAGCGTAGTTCCTCTTATTTCTAGTGTAGCTTGTGCTATTCCAGCTATAATGTCTGCTAGACATATTGAAAATTACAGAGATCGTTTGATCACAATATTAGTGACTCCTTTTATAACATGTTCTGCTAGATTGCCCGTATACACTTTAATTATTTCTATTATTATTCCAGATAAAAAGTTTTTTTTTTTTCAACTAAAAGGTTTAGTTCTTATGGGTATGTATTTTTTAGGTTTTTTTTCAGCCTTAAGTATAGCTATGATTCTTCATCTTTTTCTTAAAAAAGATTATAAAAGCCATCTAATTATGGAAATGCCTACTTATAAATATCCTATTATTCGAAATGTATTAATTACTTTATGGATTAATATCAAATCATTTATTTTAAATGCAGGAAAAATGATTTTATTCATAAGTATTTTAATTTGGGTTTTAGGATCTTTTGGTCCTTCTCCTTCAAAAAAATTTTTTTCTGATAATTTCATTTTTTTTGAGAAAAAAAAATTACCTAACTCTTATTTGGGGTTATTAGGAAAAAAAATAGAACCATTTCTTATTCCACTAGGATATGACTGGAAAATAGGAATAGGAATATTATCTTCTTTTGTTGCAAGAGAAGTTTTTGTTAGTACTATGGCATCAGTATATAGTATAGAAAAGGAAGGAAATTTTTTCTTATTAAAGAATAAAATGGAAAAAGATATTTTTCCTAAGACAGGAAAACATAACCTTGCTACAGGTTTTTCTTTACTTTTTTTTTATGCATTGTCTATGCAGTGTCTAAGTACTTTATCTATAGTTAAAAAAGAAACAAAATCTTGGAAATGGACAATAATACAATTTTCCTTTATGATTATTTTAGCTTATATTTCTTCCTTTTTTATTTATCAAATTTTAAAATAAAGAAAGACATGTGGCAATATGTTATTATTAGTATTCTTTTTTTATATTCTATGTTTCGTATATTCAAAATATTTTTGAATTTTTTCTTTCTTAAAAAAAAGAATACCTGCAAAAAAAAATGTAACTGTAAATTATAATTTTCTTTTCTTAAAAATTTCAATAGAATCATATATATTTTTTTGAAATAATTCGGATAAGGATATCCCATATATTTTTAATTGTTTCGGAAAAATACTTTCTTTAGAAAGACCAGGAATGGTATTAATTTCTAGAAAAACTGGGGATCCATTTACAATAATAAATTCAGATCTAGATATGCATGATAAGTTTAAAATTTCATATATTTTCTTTGCAATATGACGAACCTTTATTTCTATCTCTGGATGTAATCTAGCGGGCGTTATTTCCTTAGAAATTCCAGAATATTTTGATTCAAAATCGAAGAAATCATTTTTACTGATTATTTCTGTAATCGGGAGAACTTTAATCTCCTGGTTCCAAATTATTACTCCTACAGATATTTCAACTCCTTTCAATGAAGATTCAATAATAATTTCTTCATCTATTTCAAAAGCTTTTTTGACAGAAAGAAATAATTCTTCTTCTTTCCATACTTTAGATATACCTATGCTAGATCCTGATCGATTTGGTTTTATAAAACATGGAAATCCTATTTTTTTTATAATTTTTTTTTTGCAAAAATGTTGATTTTTATTTATAAAAAAAGATGGAGCAGTTTTTATTCCAAACTCTTTTAATAGAGTTATACAATATTTTTTATTAAAAGTTAAATTAGCATGATGAAAATTACATCCTGTATAAGGTATTTTTAATAAATGAAAATAAGCTTGTAATATTCCATCTTCTCCTGGAGATCCATGAATAGCATTAAATACACAATCAAATTTAAGAATTTTATTTTCAGAAAAAGAAACAGTAAAATCTTTTTTATTTATAGGATATTCTTCGTTTTTTTTATTTTTTAAAAACCACTTATTTATTCCTATATAAACTTTATAAACATCAAATTCTTTTTTGTTTAAATTCTCGTAAACAACTTCTCCACTTTTCATTGAAATAACAGATTCTTCTGTATAACCGCCCATAACAATGGCAATTTTTTTCATTATTTTTAATTTTTTTATATTATCTATTCATTTCTAAGTTAAATATGAATTATTCAAAATATCTTTTTATTATATTTTTCAATTTATTAATTGCTATACTTATTTTATATAAAATAACAAATCTAACATTAAAATGGGTAGATTCATACACAAAACACGGATCTTATGTGATAGTCCCTAATCTTCATTCTATGACTTTAAAAGAATCTATATATATCTTAAATAAATTAGGATTAAAATATGATATAGATACTTCTCATTACGATCCATCATTGGAACCTAATCAAGTTTTATCTTTTTTCCCAGAATCAGGTAATCATGTTAAAATAGGAAGATATATATATATACAAGCTAATTCTGAAAAAAATCATACGACAGTTCTACCTAATATTGTTAACAAAAATAAACATATAGCTATTAGATTAGTTCAAGAAAATCACTTATTTGTAAAAGAAATAAAATATGTTAATGATCTATCGAAAGATATTGTTTTAAGAGTTTTATATAAAGGAAAATTTATTTCATCCGGATATATTTTGCCATATCAAGATAATATTACTTTAGTAATAGGAAAAGGAAATGAATTTTTTGTTCCAAATGTTATTGGAATGTCTTTACCTGAAGCTATATTTATTTTAAGAAACAAATTATTTCATATTATTAATTTTTATTATGATAATCCATCAGATGCTACTTCAAAAAATGCGAAAATTTATCGTCAAAAACCTTTTCCTGGAAAAATAAAGGATAGAAATCAATCTGTTTATTTGTGGTTAACGACTGATAAAAGTATGAAAAAAGAATTGTTTGATAATTTAATAATCAAACCAACAGAAGAAAAGCAAAATAAAGGAATAATCAAACCAACAGAAGAAAAGCAAAATAAAGGAATAATTAATCCAACAGAAGAAAAACAAAATAAAGGAATAATCAAACCAACAGAAGAAAAACAAAATAAAGGAATACCAAAAAGAACAGAAGAAAAACAAAATANNNNNNNNNNNNNNNNNNNNNNNNNNNNNNNNNNNNNNNAAAAAAAACAAAATAAAGGAATAATCAAACCAACAGAAGGAAAACAAAATAAAGGCATACCAAAAAGAACAGAAGGAAAACAAAATAAAGGAATAATCAAACCAACAGAAGGAAAACAAAATAAAGGAATAATCAAACCAACAGAAGGAAAACAAAATAAAGGAATAATTAATCCAAAATGACTATAAAAAAATTTCAATTTTTTGCAAAAAAAAATCAATATTCCGTTAGAATTGATAAATTTTTAACACAGTCTATCCAAAATACAAGCAGAAATATAATTCAAAAAGCAACTGACTTAGGAAAAGTATTAGTAAATAAATATCCCATCAAAAAAAATTATAAAATAAAACCTTTTGATATTGTGGAAGCTGAAATATATTATCCTTCTATTTTAGATCCAGAATATAAAAATATTTTAGCAGAAGAGATTTATTTAAATATTCATCATGAAGATGATGATATTCTTGTTATAAATAAAGGAGAAGGAATGGTCGTTCATCCAGGATATGGAAATAAAAGTGGAACACTTATTCATGGAATTAAATACTATTTAAAAAATAATGATAAATTATATAGATTTGGTTTAGTTCATCGAATAGATAAAGGAACAACAGGTTTACTTGTTTTAGCAAAAAATGAGTATGCACAAAAATATTTATTAAAACAATTTTTTTCTAAAACAATAAAAAGAACGTATTTAGCATTAGTATGGGGAGATTTACAGAAAAAAGAAGGAACAATAAGTGGTTTCATAGGAAGAGATCCTAAAAATAGAAAAAGAATGACTTTGAAGAAAAAAAATTTTCCTAATGGAAAATTTTCCATAACTCATTACAAAGTTTTAGAACGTTTTAAATATATGACATTTGTTTCTTGCAATTTAGAAACAGGAAAAAAACATCAAATAAGAGTTCATTTCAAATTTTTAGGACATCCATTATTTAATGACTCAACATATGGTGGAAATAAAATACTTATGAAAAAAAAATTATCTAATAATTATAGAATCTTTTTTCAAAAATGTTTCAATTTTTTAAATTCAAAAAGACATGCATTACATGCTGTTTCTCTTTCTTTAATTCATCCAAAGAATGATAAATTACACCTTTTTACATGTAGAATTCCTAAAGATTTAGAAGAAATACTACATTATTTAAGAAACAATTACAATAAAGTACCATGAAAAATAATATAAGATATAGAGAAATATATAATTAAACCAATAACATCTACTAATGTAGCTACAAAAGGGGCAGAAGAACTTGCTGGATCCCCTCCAAATTTCTTAATAATAAAAGGCAACATAGAACCACTAAAAGTCCCCCATAAAACAACTCCTATTAAAGATAAAAAAACAGTTAATCCAACTAATAAACAATGAGGTCCATAATTAAAAAAATTAGCTTTATGCCAAGCTAAAATACGGATGAATCCTGTTAAACCTAAAATACAACCTAAAAAAAATCCACATATTATTTCTCGTCGTAAGACAATCCACCAATCTTTTATTTTTACTTCTCCTAAAGCCATAGCCTGAATAATGAGACTAGAAGCTTGAGATCCACTATTTCCACCACTTGAAACAACTAGTGGAATAAATAAAGCTAAAACAATAGCTTTTTCTATTGCACTTGAAAAATATTGCATGACAGTTGTTGTCAACAACTCCCCTATAAATAATAAAATTAACCATCCTGCTCTTTTTTTCATTAATTTAAATAATGGAACATTTAAATAGGATTGATTTAAAGCCTCCATACCTGCCATTTTTTGTATATCTTCTCTATAATTTTCATTTGATACCCATAAAATATCATCTATAGTAACAATTCCAAGTAGAATCTTTTGATCATCTATAACGGGAAGAGAAACTCTATTATTCATAGAAAATATTTTTGTAGCTATTTCTTCAGTCTCTGTTACACTTAATGCTGCAGTATATTGTTTATCCATTATACTAGAAACTTTAGTAGTTGGATCTACTACTAATAATTCCTGTATTTTTATATCATCTATTAATTTTCCTTTTTTATTTATTATATATACAATTTCTATAACATCACTATTTTTTCCTTCTTTTCGTATATAATCCAAAACTTCTTGTACACTCCAAGTTTCTTGTACAGCAAGATAATATGGAATCATAAGACGTCCTACACTATTTTCAGGATATCCTAAAGACACTAATGTTTTACATTTCTCTTCTGGAGTCAAATATTTAATTAAATCTTTTAAAGATTTTTCTGGAAAATTTTCTAAAAAAGAAACACGATCGTCTATTGATAATTTGTTTAGAAAATCCATCATTCTAATTGAAGGAAGATTTTCTATTATTTTTTTCTGTACAGGAAAATCTAAAACTTTGAAAATAGAAGTAGCTTTATCTATTTCTAATAAAATAAATATTTCTATAACCTTATCCGGATAAGTTTGAATCAATTTGATTAAATAATTAATAGTTTGATTATTTAAAAAAATCTCATTAAAATTTTTTTCTAA from Blattabacterium cuenoti includes the following:
- the mgtE gene encoding magnesium transporter; translation: MFNPHKNFLEKNFNEIFLNNQTINYLIKLIQTYPDKVIEIFILLEIDKATSIFKVLDFPVQKKIIENLPSIRMMDFLNKLSIDDRVSFLENFPEKSLKDLIKYLTPEEKCKTLVSLGYPENSVGRLMIPYYLAVQETWSVQEVLDYIRKEGKNSDVIEIVYIINKKGKLIDDIKIQELLVVDPTTKVSSIMDKQYTAALSVTETEEIATKIFSMNNRVSLPVIDDQKILLGIVTIDDILWVSNENYREDIQKMAGMEALNQSYLNVPLFKLMKKRAGWLILLFIGELLTTTVMQYFSSAIEKAIVLALFIPLVVSSGGNSGSQASSLIIQAMALGEVKIKDWWIVLRREIICGFFLGCILGLTGFIRILAWHKANFFNYGPHCLLVGLTVFLSLIGVVLWGTFSGSMLPFIIKKFGGDPASSSAPFVATLVDVIGLIIYFSISYIIFHGTLL
- the rseP gene encoding RIP metalloprotease RseP; amino-acid sequence: MTSSFIRSIQLLLSISILIVVHEFGHFILAKTFKVRVERFFLFFDPWFSIFKKKIGNTIYGIGWIPLGGYVKISGMMMNEERNSDKKNSWDFCSKSAIKRLLIVSGGIISNIILSIILFSLLLFQYGEINLPTKNVKYGIEVDSLGEKIGLKNGDNILLINGRYIHYFNDIPRAIILGNSITINRMGKTMKLLLNNDKKRILFDQKEFKFSIRPRIPPIIKYVIKGSSADKSGFKQDDEILAINSEFILFFDQLKESLSKYKKNQSLLISINRDGRIIQKKIFLDKNGILGFYLKDFIDMDEIFLFDQKKYSIMESFSYGVQRTWNVLNHHISFMKNMFHLETKAYKHLGSIFSMAKEFPNQWNLDVFLTLTASLSIWLAFLNLLPIPSLDGGYILFLIIEIITRRKIKEKIFERFTIIGFITISLMMMMVIIWDIFKVFFS
- a CDS encoding PASTA domain-containing protein, whose amino-acid sequence is MNYSKYLFIIFFNLLIAILILYKITNLTLKWVDSYTKHGSYVIVPNLHSMTLKESIYILNKLGLKYDIDTSHYDPSLEPNQVLSFFPESGNHVKIGRYIYIQANSEKNHTTVLPNIVNKNKHIAIRLVQENHLFVKEIKYVNDLSKDIVLRVLYKGKFISSGYILPYQDNITLVIGKGNEFFVPNVIGMSLPEAIFILRNKLFHIINFYYDNPSDATSKNAKIYRQKPFPGKIKDRNQSVYLWLTTDKSMKKELFDNLIIKPTEEKQNKGIIKPTEEKQNKGIINPTEEKQNKGIIKPTEEKQNKGIPKRTEEKQN
- a CDS encoding 5-formyltetrahydrofolate cyclo-ligase, producing the protein MENDKIKLRKKYLFYRKKLSKIEVIKMSHDIFHLSKKLSFWNKNFYHIFLPIKKYNEINTFIITDFLLKERKKITIPCSDFIKNSIENCLFHEKSFLKKNRYGILEPVDKYIIHPSLIEVIFIPLLIFDLKGYRIGYGKGFYDKFITKCNKNVIKIGLSFFPPIEKIGSIHKNDLIIDIGITINKIFFFSKKKIL
- a CDS encoding HIT family protein — protein: MKKNNIFTKIIKNEIPFYKVAENYDHLAFLDIYPIKIGHTLIIPKNKNVDKIFNLTEEEFISIMSFSRKVAIGIEKVIPCNRIGIFVLGFEIPHVHIHLIPMDQESDGDFSKKRIVIPEKNLQILSKKIYNSIKI
- a CDS encoding D-alanine--D-alanine ligase; translated protein: MKKIAIVMGGYTEESVISMKSGEVVYENLNKKEFDVYKVYIGINKWFLKNKKNEEYPINKKDFTVSFSENKILKFDCVFNAIHGSPGEDGILQAYFHLLKIPYTGCNFHHANLTFNKKYCITLLKEFGIKTAPSFFINKNQHFCKKKIIKKIGFPCFIKPNRSGSSIGISKVWKEEELFLSVKKAFEIDEEIIIESSLKGVEISVGVIIWNQEIKVLPITEIISKNDFFDFESKYSGISKEITPARLHPEIEIKVRHIAKKIYEILNLSCISRSEFIIVNGSPVFLEINTIPGLSKESIFPKQLKIYGISLSELFQKNIYDSIEIFKKRKL
- the feoB gene encoding ferrous iron transport protein B; this translates as MQKIIKLAIIGNPNVGKTSLFNQLTGLNQKVGNYSGVTVDKIIGFFSYKKKNYQIVDLPGICSIYPSSEDEEIVCKLLNNIEEINYPDKIIVVANSSNIKRSLFLFRQIQDLGFTVILALNMLDEAKKKGIFINIEKLKKILSTEIVSINARKGIGLEELKEKINNFNKKQHTFSFNPILHYPIAIQDVQKNYKVQNKYRAWSYLANNKFLKEDNRFLLKKIIKKHNLIPRRLQIKETLDRYEKIGTIFSKTVSNFIYNNKVDSFSFSKKIDKHLFLHPFWGYFIFFFLLFFIFQSVFFWSEGPKKFIEYFFFLIKKKLENIYPGPLNDFLIQGFLPGISTIFSFIPQIFILLFFLLIMEESGYINRVIFLMDRLMRPFGLNGKSVVPLISSVACAIPAIMSARHIENYRDRLITILVTPFITCSARLPVYTLIISIIIPDKKFFFFQLKGLVLMGMYFLGFFSALSIAMILHLFLKKDYKSHLIMEMPTYKYPIIRNVLITLWINIKSFILNAGKMILFISILIWVLGSFGPSPSKKFFSDNFIFFEKKKLPNSYLGLLGKKIEPFLIPLGYDWKIGIGILSSFVAREVFVSTMASVYSIEKEGNFFLLKNKMEKDIFPKTGKHNLATGFSLLFFYALSMQCLSTLSIVKKETKSWKWTIIQFSFMIILAYISSFFIYQILK
- a CDS encoding FeoA family protein is translated as MHINLNLSNLKIGEKGIIKGYKNEDFPIKLLELGVLPGVEIEIIFVSIFYDPLCIFYNQSCLALRKKEAENIIVEPIIINAKNN
- a CDS encoding alpha/beta fold hydrolase yields the protein MFIYFHNKENVYYKKKGNGIPIVFLHGFMESSEIWNDVYELISNKYKVLLIDCPGHGKSLLSKKRETIYTMEEAADSIKTILEKENIKKAVFVGHSMGGYIALALSEKYPEIFLGLCLLHSTAESDTKEKRKKRFQSIKLAIDHYPLFVSSNISKLFNPEKLDFFQKKFIFLKKIAFSTTIHSVVSFLRGMSIRKDRRFLLKTTTFPKLYIIGMYDSILPYKKLREEAKQGYKSFYAEIPTGHIAPIEDPTKIVNILENFIRNNIVKNKTTDDHEFINHIP
- a CDS encoding type III pantothenate kinase, yielding MLLTVNIGNSSIRFGLFENNNHHHLECDRSWIINTNPHRSLDEYIFLFKSIYHQNGILSQLIKNIVIGSVVPSLTNIVELSLYKIHKKKPIVVDRYSISPVKHFSHQLGTDLYANAIAAYTLYHKKKKKALLVIDFGTALSFTCIDKNGLIQGVVIAPGVKNSLFSLIGNTALLSQVELKKPSNILGKYTETCIQSGIIYGYLSMVEGLINRINKELKKNCFVIATGGLSHIYSPLTNSIHYEDKLHTIKGLKILFYWNNK
- a CDS encoding RluA family pseudouridine synthase, whose translation is MTIKKFQFFAKKNQYSVRIDKFLTQSIQNTSRNIIQKATDLGKVLVNKYPIKKNYKIKPFDIVEAEIYYPSILDPEYKNILAEEIYLNIHHEDDDILVINKGEGMVVHPGYGNKSGTLIHGIKYYLKNNDKLYRFGLVHRIDKGTTGLLVLAKNEYAQKYLLKQFFSKTIKRTYLALVWGDLQKKEGTISGFIGRDPKNRKRMTLKKKNFPNGKFSITHYKVLERFKYMTFVSCNLETGKKHQIRVHFKFLGHPLFNDSTYGGNKILMKKKLSNNYRIFFQKCFNFLNSKRHALHAVSLSLIHPKNDKLHLFTCRIPKDLEEILHYLRNNYNKVP